The following nucleotide sequence is from Phocoena sinus isolate mPhoSin1 chromosome 14, mPhoSin1.pri, whole genome shotgun sequence.
CTTAGGTGGGTCAGGATGGCTAGAGCcagctggagttgggtatttcccttcccccaggtcagttaggctctggttaactaaCCTAAACTTTTCCTGagggatgttttttttttatggtcaACTCCTTATGATCTGTAGTAAGAGAGCAGAGAAAGGCAGTATAAAAATCTGAAAggagggcgagagagagtcatggacatatacacactaacaaacgtagtaaggtagatagctggggggaagcagccgcaaggcacagggatattagctcggtgctttgtgacagcctggaagggtgggatggggagagtgggagggagggagacgcaagagggaagacatatgggaacatatgtatatgtatagctgattcactttgttataaagcagaaactaacacaccattgtaaagcaattataccccaataaagatgtttaaaaaaaaaaaaaaatttttacagctgaggaaataaaaattataagccctccaaaaaaaaaaaaaaaaaaaaaatctgaaaggagAGATAAATTCGAGTTCTTCCACTGATCCTTCACAGAACTACTCGTCATTAACTAAACTGGCTTCTTCTATTGAAAGTCCTCCTTCTTCTCTTATTCCCTAGTAGATGTTTAATCTCATAACAAAATGACTACAGGCACGAGCAAGGAGAAAAGGGTCCAAAAGAGAGACTACTTAATACAAAGTGCATAACCAGTCCGTAGGTTGCAATATCTGACTTAAGATGAAACGTGAAAAGACTGAACAAGGTGATTAAGAGAGGGAGACACATAGCTAAGAACAGCTTGTTTTAACCTGTGATGCCCTTTCTCTTCCATCCTCATGGTACAGCTTTACCCTCATGTGTGCATCTATCCTACTATTGTTATGTTGTGTAGTTTATGATATTTCAAAATCAGTTATCTTGCTACTAAATCATTTTGCAATGAGTGTATTGTTGCAGAGAAGTAGCcgtggcctttaaaaaaaaaaagtctgtcctATTACATAATAATTTTTGTCTCAGTTACCACAAAAGAACAAGTGATGTAAATATCTATATCTCTCTCCTGCTCAACTTTCAGAGGCGACATTTAATACACTGGAAGGCGGACACTTGCCGTGTCAGCTGTTAGTGAATATCGGACCATTCCCAAAATGCAGCGGCTTATCACTGCTCAGGAGTCTCTGGGTCAGCTCAGTGGTTCTTGTGGTCTGGGCCATGCTAGGCTGCAGTCACCTGGCCTCATTTAGCTAGTGTTTGCCCAGGCATCTCCAATCAACTGCTGAGTCAGCTGGTGGCTGACTGCTCTAAGATGGCTCAGCTACGACAACAGATTGATTCTGTCACACGTGGCCACTCTTCCTCCAGTAGGCTAGCCTGGGCGTGTCCACCTGGTAGCTGAGCAAGGTTCTCAGCGATAGAACAGATAAACTCAGGCCTCTTGAGGCCTAGGCTTGACATTGACATGGTGTCACTTTCACTGACTGTTGGCCAAGCAAGTCCCTCTTGATGGGAAGAGCTGCaaagttacatggcaaagggtgGGGATACAGGAAGGGGTAGAGAATTGAGGCCATTTGGGCAGTCTTATACAATGTATGAGGAAGACAGTCAGATGTTCATTACATCCCCAATTTTTGAATACCCcttggtatttattttctcttcctccttcttctgtaACCATACCTCTCTTCGTTTGAGAAAACTGTTCCTCCCCCTTCTGGCACATGGTTTGAATGGGGCTGACCCTACCTGTCTGTCACAGAGATTGGTCTGAAGGGGGAACTGACCCAAGTGGACAGTACTAGTATCCATCCCCCCCTGTATTGGTCTGAAGATATCCACACAAGGTACCCACTGGGCACTCAATTTGGcttttccaggattttttttctcactgttacTAGGAGAGGCCCTTTTCCTATCTGATCAAGAAGGATATAAGCATCCATCATCCCAGCCTCGTGGAGAAgccacaatataaaataaagtcacagaGTGTCTGGTTTCCGTCATCCCTGGGGTGGCTCTCACCATTGTCTTTACGCAGTTTGATAATGGGAACCAATACCTTCACTTTTGCCCGGGTGGTTCAATTTGTGTTTCTGTCACTTGTAACCAAAGGAATCCTAACTGAAAGAGCTCCAGAACATAAAATTTCCAACAGAAATGgcaatgttgggacttccctggtggcgcagtggttaaaaatccgcctgccaatgtagaggacacgggttcaatccctggtctgggaagatcccacatgctgcacagtaactaagcccatgtgccacaactactgagcctgtgctctggagcctgtgagccacagctactgaagcccgtgcacctagagcctgtgctccacatcaagagaagccaccgcaacgagaagcccacgaaccacaatgaagagtagcccccgctcaccgcaactagagaaagcctgcacacagcaatgaagacctgatgcagccaaaaagaaaaaattaaaaaaaataaagaaaaggcaaTGTTTGTAGTTTCTAGGGTACTCTCTAGTTTCAtgaatcactttttctttttacatatagaGCAGGGCCTGCAATTCAGATACCTAAAGGGAACAGACAGGCAAATGAAAGTGACTAAATGAAGGAAAATGGAACTGTGGAGCCCTGCAGGGTATCTCCCTGCCTACAAGAGGCAGCCACTACTCAGAACTTAGATTCAGCAAATTGTTTTCTTGAGGGAATGTGGGCCCAATGTTGCTGGatctttcaatttcttaaaaaaaaaaaaaaaacctgaaaaatctCAATTTTAATGTTGAATTccccaatttttaaataacaaaatccaCTCATCTTATAGACCAGACACCTCCATGGACTGCCAGCTTGGAATCTCTGTAGGGAACCCACCAATGATACCCACTGCTGAGTCCCATGCGACAAGAACAGAGGTCAAGAAAACTTTGTGGGAATGAGGATGCGGGGCTTAATGTTGCCAGAATGgctccaggtctttgctcaaaacccATCAACCCCCTGTTAGCAGGAGTGTCCTTGCTCAGAACCTGCCAACTACCCCCACCTTTAGCAGGAGTGAACGTAAATCTTTAAGTTAAAGGGtccagagataagaaaggaagccacacacaaaaaaagaaaacagatggaaCCAGCTGGGACCAAGATGGCAACAAATCTGACCTCCAACAGACCCTGGGTCTCATTATACATTGATTTTACTACAGTAGCACACACCTATCAACAGCCAGGACCAGACATTAAGGaccaaaaaaggataaaaagggggTGACATCCCACTCCCTCGAaaaagccctgccccttccccccagtaaACTAATGCCTATGCCTCACTTccctttagctttttttttttttccctctttagctttattctttaaaattaaatcactcTCGCCAGCTGGGTGAGAAGTTGATCTGTGAACTTAGTTCCAGCTTGtccattctttggccactgaataaagcttgtgctgtgTCAGAAGCTTGGTTTCATTATTCACCTACTCAGACCTACCAAGGCAGGCCCTAGCAGGGTCCATACACTTATTTCAGTAACATTAGCAGCCGAATCACTCAGCATACCAGCCTAAAGATACATGATGTGAATTTGTGCCTTAAGCAAATTACAATGTTATGGACCAGCCAGCTGCTTATATACAGTTGAAACTGTGAATGCTAAATCCCTGAAGACCAaagttctactttattttttaatataggatGCTTTCGCCAGTTATCTGGTGTCTGTTAGCTCCAAGCCTACCTTTCTATACACCGCACTGTAGGCTGGAGCTAGGAATCatgtttcccagactcccttgccaACTGGCTTTCAGTTAGGTTCCATGAATGGAAGGCACTGGCAAGAGATTGGAAGGCAGGAcgtacagagaagaaaactcacTTGACTTGGCATCCCTCTAGCAGCAGTGCACAGCAATGTTCCTGCCTTGCTGGGCCCCATCAGAGGTACTAGCCACAGCCTTGGCTGCCCTGCCCCATCTACCCTCAAGGCAGTCTGAGCACCCACCTCTTCGGCTGTCCAAGCTCTACCATTGGGCATTAGGAATTAATCAGGCCTCCAAGCATTAGCCCTCTAAGGATGTCTCCAAGATCCTAGATTCTGATAACACCACTTCTTCTCTTTTACTGTCTCTATCCTTAAAAATGGTagtcattttcttaaattattaatcTCTGGGTTACATAAACATGctacaaattgaagaataaaaaccatatgatcatctcattagatgcagaaaaagcttttgacaaaattcaacaaccatttatgataaaaactctccagaaagtgggcatagagggaacctacctcaacataataaaggccatatatgagaaacccacagcaaacatcattctcaatagtgaaaaactgaaagcatttcctctaagatcaggaagaagacaaggatgtccactcttgccactgtttttcaacataattttggaagtcttagccatgacaatcagagaagaaaaagaaataaaaggaatccaaattggaaaagaagaagtaaaactgtcgctgtttgcagatgacatgatactatacatagagaatcctaaagatgctaccagaaaactactagagctaatcaatgaatttggtaaagtagcaggatacaaaattaatgcacagaaatctcttgcattcctgtacgctaatgatgaaaaatctgaaagagaaattaaggaaacactcccatttagcattgcaataaaaagaataaaatacctaggaataaacatacgtagggagacaaaagacctgtatgcagaaaacaataagacactgatgaaagaaattaaagatgatacaaacagatggagagatataccatattcttggattggaagaatcaatattgtgaaaatgactatactacccaaagcaatctacagattcaatacaatccctttcaaattaccaatggcattttttgcagaactagaacaaaaaatcttaaaatttgtatggagacacaaaagaccccgaatagccaaagcagtcttgagggaaaaaaacggagctggaggaatcagactccctgacttcagactatactacaaaactacagtaatcaagacagtatggtactggcagtaaaacagaaataaagatcaatggaacaggatagaaagcccagagataaacccacacacctatggtcaactaatctatgacaaaggaggcaaggacatacatggagaaaagacagtctcttcaataagtggtgctgggaaaactggacagctacatgtaaaagaatgaaattagaacactccctaacaccatatacaaaaataaactcaaaatgggttagaggcctaaatgtaagactgggcagtataaaactgttagaggaaaacataggaagaacattgtttgacataaatcacagcaagatcttttttgatccacctcctagaataatggaaataaaaacaaacaaatgggacctaatgaaacttaaaagcttttgcaaagcaaaggaaactacaaacaagacgaaaagacaaccctcagaatgggagaaaatatttgcaaacgaatcaatggacaaaggattaatctccaaaatacattaacagttcatgcagctcaatattaaaaaaaaacaaacaacccaatccaaaaatgggcataagacttaaatagacatttctccaaagaaggcatacagatggccaagaaacacatgaaaagctgctcagcatcactaattagagaaatgtaaatcaaaaccacaatgagttatcatctcacaccagttagaatgggcgtcatcgaaaatctacaaacaacaaatgctggagagggtgtggagaaaagggaaccctcttgcattgttggtgggaatgtaaattgatacagccactatggagaacagtatggaggttccttaaaaaactaaaaatagaattactttaTGACCCAgtaataccactactgggcatatacccagagaaaaccataattcaaaaagaggcatgtaccacaatgttcattgcagcactatttacaatagccaggtcatggaagcaacctaaatgcccgtcgccagacgaatggataaagaagatgtggtacatatatacaatggaatattactcagccataaaaaggaacaaaagtgggtcatttgtagagatgtggatgcatctagagactgtcatacagagtgaagtaagtcagaaagagaaaaatattgtatattaacacatagatgtggaacctagaaaaatggtacagatgaaccagtttgcagggcagaaattgagacacagatgtagagaacaaacgtggacaccaaggggggaaagcggcgggggtggtggtggtggtggtgggatgaactgggagattgggattgacatgtatacactaatatgtataaaatggataactaataagaacctgccatataaataaaaaataaaggtaatgctccccccccaaaaaaagaactCTGAGAAGTTATAGAAGAAACACTGATGAAACCTTACAGAATACATTAAATTAACTATGAAGTCAAAATGAAATGTTATGACCAAGACAGGCAAAGAACactatgaaaaaattaataatgacaaAGAGAACAAAATGTCACCAGTCTAATAAAATGCAACTCATCAGTAAGTTATAACCTACATTAACTGCATAATAAAGGAATCACTCTGAGCACTTCAGTGTAAAATATTGAGCACACGAGTTAAAAACatcaaacacagaaatatattttattcataattattgACACGTACTAGTTCTGTGAATGTTACACCAGGTACATCAGGTTTAATCATATAGTCCTTTTGCATCTCTtagcctttctctttcttccatattttctcaCAGAGAAGTTTGAGCTGATGTGGAAGTTGGGAGAAGGGGGCAGGAAGGAATAGGGAAAGCCATCCTTTCAACCCATTGCCTGTCCCTCACCCTGACATCTTCTGATTGCCGGGGCCTCCAAGATAACTTCATTGAGGACCTTTGAGAGCTGCAGTGacctcctttttcctccctcGTCTCACACTTCCTTCTTTTCTAGGATCAGGAATATGGAGTCTGGAAGTACACATGCCCTCTGCTCTTCTATCTGGCACCCTCAACCCCTGTCCTGCCAACTCAAACCCTAATTCGCCTGCTCAGTGACCATAACAGTTACCCACCCCCAGCAAAGAGGGCACAAGAGCTCTTTTTTTCTACTGTATACTTTAGGGAATGATCTTAAAACGTGACGAGTTTTCatcactgtaaaataaaaaagggaaattcgCTTAAGACTGTAGCAAACACTGAACATAGAAAACCAAAATTGTTGAATTTCACAATCAACGTTATTTAAGatctaaaagacaaagaagaggtGATGACTAAGAAAAATATAGTGCTTTTGTGATTATGAGTTTACAAAaatattactgtcaatttctaaTTATGCTGTTGTTATTCACCGGAATAATTTTCCACTGACTTCTAGgttccaggtatttttttctaagttttcaagTGTTatgattttctggattttttcaGTAGAGTGGAAAGGGCAAGATGAAAGCCAGATTCATTTAGGTGAGAGCAAGACTGAAATTTACATAGGCACAAAGATTAAGAGGACGTTGACCGATTGTGTGATGGTATGGACTGCTtttttacacaaaatattttcaagaaagccTTCTGAAAACGCTTGTGACACAGCGAATACAAAAAAGGATTGTCAAAGGAATTGAACCTCTGGAGCCAAAATGTGAACTCATACACAGCTGTTGCTGACAGACTGAGGTCTGTGGGGGGATATTGAACAAATAATTGTGAACAGAGAGTAGGGAGCCCAGCAAGTGGCAAAAACACCTAAGAGAATGGCCAGTGACTTGGCTAATTTCCTGCCTCTGCACAACTCAAGATGTTCCCTTTGTTGAAGAACTCGGGAATCTGAATGGGAGAGGGAGCCCGTTTTGGAAGCAGTTACACTATTTGGCTGGGCTGTTAAGGAAAACAAGAGCctgctgtttcttcttggtttctCCGAACGAAGGGATGCTGCTGCTTCCTCTGGGTTAGAAAAAGATGTCCTTGAAAACAGTCCACTCCTGAATGAGCGTCCATAGCTACTGGAAGAGACAGAAGTGAATCTAGAGTGCCACCTGCTGAGATTACCACACTTCCGTAGGCTCCAGTAAATATACATGTTGAAATAAGCCATTAACAAGACTGGGATCATGAATTCCAAGAGTACCATGAGGGCAAGGTTATACCATTCTGTTAGGAATCCAGGTTCACAATCCCCCTTCCCATTCTTCCAGGCCTCTGAAACTAGAATTATTGGCCCATGCACTAAGAAGGCCACTACCCAGACGGCCACCATCCAAACCACAGTCTTCAAGATCCCAGTGTGTTGAGCTCCGTAAGACACCTAAAAGAAACCAAGTAAGTTATTTTCAATACAATGAGCATATGTTGATTGCACAAAGCATACCATTGGCCCTCAGGAGTTTCAGGAATGTGCAAAGCAGGGATATTCACTGAATTTGGGTAACATGATCTGGGCCAGGGCAGAGGGTTCGATTTCGGTGGACCCTGGGCCAAGATGTAGACTTTCTTAGCAGTTCAAGGTTAAACCTCTGACACTATAGAAAATGTCATGGTCAATATCTAAAATAAGAATGCAGTCTTCCTAGTCCACAGACACTAACCTGAACTGTTAACTGAAACTAAATGCCTGTTTTCACggtgttttattgttgtttgtttgtttttttgtggtacgcggacctctcactgttgtggcctctcccgttgtggagcacaggctccggacgcgcaagctcagcggccatggctcacgtgcccagccgctccgcagcatgtgggatctgcccggaccagggcacgaacccgtgtcccctgcatcggcagagcggactctcaactactgcgccaccagggaagccctttcacaGTGTTTTTAACTTGCCAGCTGGATCATGAGcagcaatttttttaatgaattggaATAATCAGTGTCAGAATGCATCACACATCCTAAAGATATGTATTGTTTGATGAAACTTTTGCTTTGGGAATATAGATGTACATAGAGAACGAGAAATGTATGTACTGAATCATAGTGTAAAATGCATTTATCACGGAAGTcacagaaaagtttaaaagacATTGGCTTTTCTATATCCAGTATTTAGGAAGAATCTACTCTGCCGTTTATGCTGAGCCTTCCAGGTGGGGTCAAAAAGAGAAGAACTCTTATGTTACTCCCACAAGATGACAcacaaaaagaaagtttaaacCAGCTGTGGGGAGATACTACAGTGTTACTGAGCGTGACCAAATCATTTCTTTCTACAAACGTATCTACCCGACAAAAATGGTGCCAAAGCAGTGGTGGCCAGCCACTGGAGAGACATGGCTGTGGTGAGTGCCACGGTCTTTTTATAGGGGTGAAGAAAGTTCTAAGTCCACTTGGTCACAAGGACAGTCTTCTGTAAGGGAAAATGGGATTCTATGAGGGAGGATTGCTCTTGGATCACAAGACCCATGACTTTTGATTGATTCTGAAATCTTCTATAAGAAATCTAAAATGCCAACCACACTGTATGAGGGATAAACGTATGACCCAAGACTTTCTTAAGGGGACCTAGAGCACACAACCTGTCTGGACACCTTTTAGATCAGTAAGTTTCCTTCCAGCCCAAATATTCCAtgtttttctgccttttgcaCTCAAGGGAAAGGAAATGATTTACCCGTGAAGTTGGAACACACTTCCCTTTCACCATCTCTCAAGTGCTATTTTCTCTGTGAGTTTTCAAGTCTTGTTCTAAAGtggtttctcatttttattaaaggGGTGTAACAATGCCCAGCACTGTCTTTCTTTGTTGGATTGTACATGCTGGGAAGGGTTCACCAATTGGCTAGAGGTAAAAGGAGgccggtttaaaaaaaaaattatttttaaaaaatgcagagacgtggggttttctttttctttttttggctttttccAAATTACTGGTATTTCTGAAGCTAAGCTAAAGTGCCTATGGTGCTGACCACAAGCTCCCATGTACAATACATTATTTTGCCTTCTGCTTCTCATACCACTAATTAATACTTGCGCTAAATCTAATGATTATGAAGATGGTAACAATACCCAGATGGTCATAAACtgcatttagttttttaattgcTCTGTTCAGCCTTTGTAATGATTTGATGCAGTATGCTGGAAAGTAATCTCTTTTCTATTATGCATAAGGTCAAATGGGATAATGGACATCCAAGGGAATTGAGAAGATGATGCCAATCTCTTCATCTCTGGGTAGCATTTTTAACAGATAACAGTTCAAGCATTGCTTAAATCCAGGCCCGTGCCTCCCTGAAATCCATCAGTGGCCCACTTCTCACCCACTACAGAATATGTCCATTATTCAGGATGTTGTCTCTTAccctgcttccttccccacctcaATAAGATATCCAAACATTCCGTCAATCCGGTTTCTTTTGGGAGGCAGAGCAACCCCTGGAACTTGCTGGTATTAATAATGAGATGGGATTGCAGAGCCGTTCTAAGTGCCTGTCATGCACTGCCATGTGCATCGAGCCTTCCTTCCCCAAACTATTGTCAGATTTCCATTTCCCAAGCCCAGCCTGCCGCCTTCCCCTATTACACTGTCTCCTCTACTTTTAGCTACAGCAAGAGCTCAATTCCGCATGATCACTTCCTATGAGCTCCTGTGGTCTTTAAAGGCTTCCTTCTGGCTTCATAGAGCTGTGTTGGAACTCAGCCAACAGAGGTGGGAGTGCTGCCTGAGCACCCCCGTGAGCATTCATACACTCATGCATGGAGCACTTCTTACACTTGACTCTGTGCTGTGTACCAGGGACCCGGATCCAGCTGACCTAGCCCTCACCAAGTTTACAGCCTCCATTGCCAGGGGAATTTCTCAGGGCAAGACCAAGAAACAAGCCCGCCTATTTTCTCTCTGGACATCACTCCTCAACTCTCTGTAGCTTCTAAACCCTTTTTCTAACTGGGCAAGCCATCCCTTACCCTAACACAAAGCTGAGGCTGCCTCAAGAGCTTGGATGTTCCGTGAAGAAATGTCCCAGTGAACACTAACTAGGAACACTCAgtgaagattaaaaagaaaacccagaaagaaaagaaaattttaaagtacaaattaaagatttaaagaaagaTTATTAATTAGAGCACTGCTTTTCAAACATTTTGATTGTGACCTaaagtaagaaatacattttatacccTAATGAAGTATACAGACAGAAGTATTCATAAAACAATACTTACCTTTATTATGCACAAGGTACTCTGATATTTTATACTCTGACTTAAGTTCTATTGTacttctttccatattttttcattCTATGAAAAAGTGACATAATAACCCACTGAACTGATTTCATGACTCAATAATGGATTACTA
It contains:
- the HRH4 gene encoding LOW QUALITY PROTEIN: histamine H4 receptor (The sequence of the model RefSeq protein was modified relative to this genomic sequence to represent the inferred CDS: deleted 1 base in 1 codon), giving the protein MCYFSLPSFLPCTGVISIPLYFPHRLFNWKFEDNICAFWLTIDYLLCTTSVYNIVLISFAQYQSVSNAVSYGAQHTGILKTVVWMVAVWVVAFLVHGPIILVSEAWKNGKGDCEPGFLTEWYNLALMVLLEFMIPVLLMAYFNMYIYWSLRKCGNLSRWHSRFTSVSSSSYGRSFRSGLFSRTSFSNPEEAAASLRSEKPRRNSRLLFSLTAQPNSVTASKTGSLSHSDSRVLQQREHLELCRGRKLAKSLAILLGVFATCWAPYSLFTIICSISPHRPQSVSNSVYEFTFWLQRFNSFDNPFLYSLCHKRFQKAFLKIFCVKKQSIPSHNRSTSS